The following are encoded together in the Actinoplanes sp. N902-109 genome:
- a CDS encoding NAD(P)/FAD-dependent oxidoreductase: MSCAEVRVEQPVEVDVVIVGGGLAGLAAARRLDRAGVEWLLVEASDRLGGRVATDVVDGWHLDRGFQVLNTAYPRVPALVDLDALDMRYFTPGVLVRRAGKLHRLENPLREPMTVAQTVTSGVGSLADRLKFGALATRCATYPPERLLSAPEITTQQALRKAGLSHRIIEEVLRPFLSGVFADRSLDTSSHVLAMVLRSFARGRIGVPAGGMGALPAAIAGPLPFPQLLVNAPVLALGPGMVVTQGGEIRSRAVIVATDPVTASQLLPGLPRPEMNALTTYYFGAPQAPIDEPTLLVDGDRREIIANTIVMSNAAPEYAPAGKSLIAASTVGVAAPSGASEAVIRVELARIYGTPTDDWDLLATVPIPHALPAARPPQGNLRKEVALGNGLYVAGDHRDSPSIQGALASGWRTAGAVLTDLGAYAGTAAR, translated from the coding sequence ATGTCTTGTGCTGAGGTGCGTGTGGAGCAGCCGGTAGAGGTGGACGTCGTCATCGTCGGCGGCGGTCTCGCCGGGCTTGCCGCTGCCCGCCGGCTGGACCGGGCCGGGGTCGAGTGGCTGCTCGTCGAGGCATCCGACCGGCTCGGCGGCCGGGTCGCCACCGACGTCGTCGACGGCTGGCACCTCGACCGCGGCTTCCAGGTGCTCAACACGGCGTACCCGCGGGTGCCCGCGCTGGTCGACCTCGACGCCCTCGACATGCGCTACTTCACGCCCGGCGTGCTCGTGCGCCGCGCCGGCAAGCTGCACCGGCTGGAGAACCCGCTGCGCGAGCCGATGACCGTCGCGCAGACCGTCACCAGCGGGGTCGGCTCGCTCGCCGACCGGCTCAAGTTCGGTGCGCTGGCGACGCGCTGTGCGACGTACCCTCCGGAAAGGTTGCTGTCGGCCCCGGAGATCACCACCCAGCAGGCGCTGCGCAAGGCCGGGCTGTCCCACCGGATCATCGAGGAAGTGCTGCGGCCCTTCCTGTCCGGCGTCTTCGCCGACCGCTCGCTCGACACCTCCAGCCACGTGCTGGCCATGGTGCTGCGCTCGTTCGCCCGGGGCCGTATCGGCGTCCCCGCGGGCGGCATGGGGGCCCTCCCCGCTGCCATCGCGGGCCCGCTGCCCTTCCCCCAACTCCTGGTCAACGCGCCCGTGCTCGCCCTCGGCCCGGGCATGGTCGTCACCCAGGGCGGCGAGATCCGCAGCCGGGCCGTCATCGTCGCCACCGACCCGGTCACCGCATCCCAGCTCCTGCCGGGCCTGCCCCGCCCCGAAATGAACGCCCTGACCACGTACTACTTCGGCGCCCCGCAAGCCCCCATCGACGAGCCCACCCTCCTGGTCGACGGCGACCGCCGCGAAATCATCGCCAACACCATCGTCATGTCCAACGCCGCCCCCGAGTACGCCCCCGCGGGCAAAAGCCTGATCGCAGCGTCAACGGTGGGCGTGGCAGCCCCCTCAGGAGCCTCCGAAGCGGTCATCCGGGTCGAACTCGCCCGCATCTACGGCACCCCCACCGACGACTGGGACCTGCTGGCCACGGTCCCGATCCCGCACGCCCTCCCAGCGGCCCGCCCACCCCAGGGCAACCTGCGCAAGGAGGTCGCGCTCGGCAACGGCCTGTACGTGGCGGGGGACCACCGCGACAGCCCGAGCATCCAAGGAGCCCTCGCCTCCGGCTGGCGCACCGCCGGCGCCGTCCTCACCGACCTCGGCGCGTACGCCGGCACCGCCGCGCGCTGA
- a CDS encoding WXG100 family type VII secretion target — MMPNSSLAATSTTTRTGYTGISLADGFQALHQSVQSGNWVDSMLAGGALVGDAAATVIDPFSALLANGLGWAMEHFEPLREILDKLAGIPDTIAGHAQTWATMAGAIQTMAEDLDASLAADLPDWNGSAAESYRSMMSHNVDGLGGLATLAGTMSAATQAAGNLVQFTRDIVRDLICDLVARVIVWAAEALAIVTIPVVTIQIIAAVAKWCSRIFGYTGALITSLQNLTTLMEG, encoded by the coding sequence ATGATGCCGAACTCCTCGTTGGCGGCCACGTCGACGACCACCCGCACCGGCTACACCGGCATCTCACTCGCCGACGGCTTCCAGGCTCTGCACCAGTCGGTGCAGAGCGGCAACTGGGTGGACAGCATGCTGGCTGGCGGCGCCCTCGTCGGCGATGCCGCAGCGACTGTCATCGACCCGTTCAGCGCCCTGCTGGCCAACGGACTCGGCTGGGCCATGGAACACTTCGAGCCGCTACGCGAGATCCTCGACAAGCTCGCCGGCATCCCCGACACCATTGCGGGCCACGCCCAGACCTGGGCCACCATGGCCGGCGCCATCCAGACCATGGCCGAGGACCTCGACGCGAGCCTCGCCGCCGACCTGCCCGACTGGAACGGCTCAGCCGCCGAGTCGTACCGATCAATGATGTCGCACAACGTGGACGGCCTCGGCGGCCTGGCCACGCTGGCCGGCACCATGTCAGCAGCCACCCAGGCGGCAGGCAACCTGGTCCAGTTCACCCGCGACATCGTCCGCGACCTGATCTGCGACCTGGTAGCCCGGGTGATCGTCTGGGCTGCCGAAGCACTCGCCATCGTCACCATCCCGGTCGTCACCATCCAGATCATCGCGGCGGTCGCCAAGTGGTGCAGCCGGATCTTCGGCTACACCGGCGCCCTGATCACCAGCCTGCAGAACCTGACCACGCTAATGGAGGGCTGA
- a CDS encoding winged helix-turn-helix domain-containing protein: MHKSSVPLVVCVTPDREVRESLVRRLDDLGAVLMCDDIGELRAMLVGAEPVPRVSPEKVSFGDLVVDAVQHEVAWRGHPLELTRLEHRLLAHLASPPVEVWPYERLFAAVWDSAYLGDSSILHSAVKRLRQKLRALDDGPVVETVRGIGYRLRHAMA; encoded by the coding sequence TTGCACAAGTCCAGCGTGCCGTTGGTGGTTTGCGTGACCCCGGACCGGGAGGTCCGGGAGAGTCTGGTCCGTCGCCTCGACGATCTCGGTGCCGTGCTGATGTGCGACGACATCGGTGAACTGCGCGCCATGCTGGTGGGCGCCGAACCTGTCCCGCGCGTGTCACCGGAGAAGGTGAGCTTCGGTGACCTCGTCGTCGACGCCGTCCAGCACGAGGTCGCCTGGCGCGGGCACCCGCTGGAGCTGACCCGGCTCGAGCACCGGCTGCTGGCCCATCTCGCCTCCCCGCCGGTGGAGGTGTGGCCGTACGAAAGACTGTTCGCGGCGGTGTGGGACAGCGCGTACCTGGGCGATTCCTCAATCCTGCATTCTGCAGTCAAAAGGCTGCGGCAGAAATTGCGCGCGCTGGACGATGGTCCGGTGGTGGAAACTGTCCGAGGTATCGGTTATCGGCTGAGGCACGCGATGGCGTAA
- a CDS encoding choice-of-anchor J domain-containing protein, producing the protein MSRCPRVLAAFGALILVPGLTAITAPAPAAAAPAGGGMASPGEAVMGLTNDKFTIDGSAGTTTRQAAPRAAAADTPPVGTVRNWPARDDALGQVTFKPYTLRGVGDKIEVWVANDTAFPAGDCRNAVAGTTTVTDAQVTSLVTEFDTNIYPKETTAFSTPPDRDGTHARIAGDYTGAGDRTVTLVDNVRDANFYNFPAASTYIAGFFSSSFNEALDRNVMTIDAFDWAHRTGAAPADQPTSDPCTSRPARPRLYEGTFAHEWQHLLQYYVDPNETTWVNEGLSDYAQTLVGYVDGTKTVNDPGFDSHLACFQGFGSVQTQYNPNPRDCGGPENSLNLWGESPNAAAVLADYGNAYELMLYLKDRFGAGFLTALHRDSARQGLVSLAALLKPRGERDVHTFLHDYQTMVLVDRIVEGRRGVTLGIPKRKATSASLSSTVNLANPQAYATPGAAPNGADYVPLGTGSKLRSLQFTGDATLPPTPLAWTVVSDDPDRPGNPVLFSGNADNLDNSAVTSVTVPAANPTLTFLAKYGAEEGYDYGYVIVSTDGGETYTAIPGDKTVTGPRGPAINGATNGFEPHTYDLSAYAGKQILLGFQYVTDGGVFEGGWLIDDVAVGGTTISDGSSLAPFDSITELNPTEVAGWNLRLVGLDTRHAIAYQRDFGTRSSIRLTAAQLLDLRLFPEVVAIVTYDEPTELVTQYAPYTLKVNGVTQPGGR; encoded by the coding sequence GTGAGCAGATGCCCACGCGTCCTGGCGGCATTCGGGGCGCTCATCCTCGTTCCTGGTCTCACCGCGATCACCGCGCCGGCCCCGGCCGCGGCGGCCCCCGCCGGCGGCGGCATGGCATCGCCCGGAGAGGCGGTGATGGGCCTGACGAACGACAAATTCACCATCGACGGCAGCGCCGGAACCACGACACGCCAGGCGGCTCCCCGGGCGGCCGCGGCGGACACCCCGCCGGTGGGTACGGTCCGCAACTGGCCCGCCCGCGACGACGCCCTCGGCCAGGTCACCTTCAAGCCGTACACGCTGCGCGGCGTGGGCGACAAGATCGAGGTCTGGGTTGCCAACGACACGGCGTTCCCGGCCGGTGACTGCCGCAACGCCGTCGCCGGTACGACCACCGTGACCGACGCGCAGGTGACCTCGCTCGTCACCGAGTTCGACACCAACATCTACCCGAAGGAAACCACGGCTTTCAGCACCCCGCCGGACCGCGACGGCACCCACGCCCGGATCGCGGGCGACTACACCGGCGCCGGCGACCGCACGGTCACCCTGGTGGACAACGTGCGCGACGCCAACTTCTACAACTTCCCGGCGGCCAGCACGTACATCGCCGGGTTCTTCTCCAGCTCCTTCAACGAGGCGCTGGACCGCAACGTCATGACGATCGACGCCTTCGACTGGGCGCACCGCACCGGCGCCGCCCCTGCCGACCAGCCGACCAGCGACCCGTGCACCAGCCGGCCCGCGCGGCCGCGACTGTACGAAGGCACCTTCGCCCACGAGTGGCAGCACCTGCTCCAGTACTACGTCGACCCGAACGAGACGACCTGGGTCAACGAGGGTCTGTCGGACTACGCGCAGACGCTGGTGGGTTATGTCGACGGCACCAAGACCGTCAACGACCCCGGCTTCGACAGCCACCTCGCCTGCTTCCAGGGCTTCGGCTCGGTGCAGACGCAGTACAACCCCAACCCCCGCGACTGCGGCGGGCCGGAGAACTCCCTGAACCTGTGGGGTGAGAGCCCGAACGCCGCCGCGGTGCTGGCCGACTACGGCAACGCGTACGAGCTCATGCTGTACCTCAAGGACCGCTTCGGGGCCGGCTTCCTGACCGCGCTGCACCGCGACAGCGCCCGGCAGGGCCTGGTCAGCCTGGCGGCGCTGCTGAAGCCCCGGGGCGAGCGCGACGTGCACACGTTCCTGCACGATTACCAGACCATGGTGCTCGTCGACCGGATCGTCGAGGGCCGCCGCGGCGTCACGCTCGGCATCCCGAAGCGCAAGGCCACCTCGGCGAGCCTCAGCTCCACCGTCAACCTCGCCAACCCGCAGGCGTACGCCACCCCGGGCGCCGCGCCCAACGGTGCGGACTACGTCCCGCTGGGAACGGGCTCCAAGCTGCGCTCGCTGCAGTTCACCGGTGACGCCACCCTGCCACCGACCCCGCTGGCCTGGACCGTGGTGAGCGACGACCCGGACCGCCCGGGCAACCCGGTGCTCTTCTCCGGCAACGCCGACAACCTCGACAACAGCGCAGTGACCAGCGTGACCGTGCCGGCGGCCAACCCCACGCTGACGTTCCTGGCCAAGTACGGCGCCGAGGAGGGCTACGACTACGGCTACGTCATCGTCTCCACCGACGGCGGCGAAACCTACACCGCCATCCCCGGCGACAAGACCGTCACCGGCCCCCGCGGCCCGGCGATCAACGGCGCGACGAACGGGTTCGAACCGCACACGTACGACCTGTCGGCGTACGCGGGCAAGCAGATCCTGCTCGGTTTCCAATACGTCACCGACGGCGGCGTCTTCGAAGGCGGCTGGCTCATCGACGACGTCGCGGTGGGCGGCACCACGATCAGCGACGGCTCCAGCCTGGCCCCCTTCGACTCCATCACCGAGCTCAACCCGACCGAGGTGGCCGGCTGGAACCTCCGCCTCGTCGGCCTCGACACCCGCCACGCCATCGCCTACCAGCGCGACTTCGGCACCCGCAGCTCCATCCGCCTCACCGCCGCGCAACTGCTCGACCTGCGCCTGTTCCCCGAGGTCGTAGCAATCGTGACGTACGACGAACCGACCGAACTGGTCACCCAGTACGCCCCCTACACCCTGAAGGTCAACGGCGTGACCCAACCCGGCGGCCGCTAG
- a CDS encoding nucleotide-binding protein, with protein MTVPENALVFDTGPLRHFATEGWLGVLRFVAGPRPIYIPDSVERELSEAVDHASAARAVLDAEWISKHRSPDFDYLQAFAHYESRLVADRKNRGECGVLAMGQIYRCEVVLDDATPRAIAKEQGIRVTATVPLLCEAIRAKQLTSVMVESLVDNLLEGKYYLPFGRGGFRRHVLEHGLLDWEDLHD; from the coding sequence GTGACCGTCCCCGAGAACGCCTTGGTGTTCGACACCGGTCCGTTGCGGCACTTCGCCACGGAGGGATGGCTCGGAGTTCTCCGGTTTGTTGCCGGGCCGCGGCCAATCTATATCCCAGACAGCGTCGAGCGTGAACTGAGTGAAGCTGTGGACCACGCGTCAGCTGCACGGGCGGTGCTCGATGCCGAATGGATCAGCAAGCATCGATCACCTGACTTCGACTATCTACAGGCTTTTGCTCACTACGAGAGCCGGCTCGTTGCCGACCGCAAGAACAGAGGTGAATGCGGTGTTCTCGCGATGGGGCAGATCTACAGATGTGAAGTTGTCCTGGACGATGCCACGCCGAGGGCGATCGCGAAGGAACAGGGTATCCGGGTGACCGCTACTGTCCCACTGTTGTGCGAGGCAATTCGCGCGAAGCAGCTCACCTCGGTCATGGTCGAGTCGTTGGTGGACAACCTCCTCGAAGGCAAGTACTACTTACCATTTGGCCGTGGTGGCTTCCGCCGTCATGTCTTGGAGCATGGGCTCCTGGATTGGGAAGACCTTCATGATTAG
- a CDS encoding S8 family serine peptidase, with protein sequence MRRRTTAGAATLALAITLTGLPARAALAAETPAPRVSSALLATLADDGTATFWVYLRDKADLTAASRIADKDDRATRVYTELTSTAEKSQRGLRALLDAEKATYTSYWAADALRVTGDKALLDAIAARTDVERIDPVRTLEVVEPVAKKPAAKKAAAAPEWGLSDIGAPEVWSAFADRGEGIVVANIDTGVDITHPALKAHYRGAQSNGSVDNNYNWFDPTGICGAAPCDNGDHGTHTMGTMVGDDGAGNQIGVAPGAKFIAAKGCETTSCTDASLLAAGQWILAPTDSSGRNPRPELRPDVVNNSWGGGRGDLWYQETVRAWVAAGIFPAFAAGNAQIATCNSATDPGDYPDSYAVGAYDSGHAIGYFSLRGTSSIDGSVKPDVAAPGVDVRSSIPGGGYEAWDGTSMATPHVAGSVALLWSAAPSLRGDIAATRALLDDSATDTSDLSCGGTADDNNVFGEGRLNVHDAVVAAPRGPVARATGTVTDAGTGTALAGVTVTAEGRTVTTGTDGKYQLTLEAGTHGITATKYGYVARTSTVTVAESQVVTVNFALTAAPMVTVSGTVTDGSGHGWPLYAKIEVTGRPGDPVYTDPATGRYSLQVPAGTTYTLKVTAVYPGYQPTTQQVTAGTSATTANLAVPVEPACTAAGYKASYSDPLLTENFDPGTTPAGWSVVNRTDGGGWGFTDIGGRGNLTGGSGGFAIIDSDKLGSGKKQDSDLVTPPLDLRGQNAPVLRFNSDFWALSSPIDIDVSADAGGTWTNVWHQTASRRGPVVEEVPLTPAAGVNGALVRFRYQGSYSWFWQVDNVRVVNRLCTPVPGGLVVGTTTDANTGAALPGVTVTSDDAPADKGVSGADGFFWLFSSGTGAHNFTAAKPTYAALSKSVTVVADGARKTDFALKAGRITVTPTSIESHQTYNTTRTTTVTVTNTGSAPADVEVFERPKGFEALRNPGTAAVSVPMKGLTTAATGASYAATNPKPGTRAADAWTPIANYPTAIYDNAAATVGGKIYSVGGGSSTGNEKKAFVYDPTAATWTALPDLPTGRSKPAAAAVDGKLYVLGGWSADGTPVATVDVYDIAAGTWSTLPGATNPKPRAAAGLGVTGGKIYLIGGCTAGTCTASADTVVFDPATASFSTAAAYPHLVSWTGCGAIGDKVYCGGGANGTTYYKDTQVFDPAANAWTAAADLPKDVFGAQATAAGGLLLLAGGAVDQASALSSQTIGYDPVADAWLTLPAMAQPRYRGAAACGAYRIGGSPEPFVGSADAALLDGLGDCEADGDVPWLTPDPVTFTLAAGKSRTLKVSLAATAAAGVPQPGTYTAQLGLKTGTPYQVPAVSVEMNVTPPTGWGKQQGTVTGTSCAGVVTPLKATIRLNGTTSYTLIADGQGTYAWWLPKGTYQVIVAKDGWIPEVTSVKVSAGFVRTTDFDLEPVVSCAARQQALQRPGIR encoded by the coding sequence ATGCGACGACGAACCACCGCCGGGGCCGCCACCCTGGCCCTCGCGATCACCCTGACCGGGCTGCCGGCCCGCGCCGCGCTCGCCGCGGAGACCCCGGCTCCCCGGGTCAGCTCCGCACTCCTGGCCACCCTGGCCGACGACGGAACCGCCACCTTCTGGGTCTACCTGCGCGACAAGGCGGACCTCACGGCCGCCTCCCGCATCGCCGACAAGGACGACCGGGCCACCCGCGTCTACACCGAGCTGACCAGCACGGCCGAGAAGAGCCAGCGGGGCCTGCGGGCGCTGCTCGACGCCGAGAAGGCCACGTACACCAGCTACTGGGCGGCCGACGCGCTGCGCGTCACCGGCGACAAGGCCCTGCTCGACGCGATCGCGGCGCGCACCGACGTGGAGCGCATCGATCCCGTCCGTACGCTGGAAGTGGTCGAACCGGTCGCCAAGAAGCCGGCAGCGAAGAAAGCCGCCGCCGCACCGGAATGGGGGCTGTCCGACATCGGCGCGCCCGAGGTGTGGAGCGCGTTCGCGGACCGCGGTGAAGGCATCGTGGTGGCCAACATCGACACCGGCGTCGACATCACCCACCCGGCGCTGAAGGCGCACTACCGTGGCGCCCAGTCCAACGGCAGCGTCGACAACAACTACAACTGGTTCGACCCGACCGGCATCTGCGGCGCGGCGCCGTGCGACAACGGCGACCACGGCACCCACACGATGGGCACGATGGTCGGCGACGACGGGGCCGGCAACCAGATCGGCGTGGCGCCCGGGGCGAAGTTCATCGCCGCGAAGGGCTGTGAGACGACCAGCTGCACGGATGCGTCGCTACTGGCGGCCGGCCAGTGGATCCTCGCGCCGACCGACTCCAGCGGCCGGAACCCGCGCCCCGAGCTGCGCCCCGACGTGGTGAACAACTCGTGGGGCGGCGGTCGCGGCGACCTGTGGTACCAGGAAACCGTCCGGGCCTGGGTCGCCGCCGGCATCTTCCCCGCGTTCGCGGCGGGCAACGCCCAGATCGCGACCTGCAACAGCGCCACCGACCCCGGTGACTACCCCGACTCGTACGCCGTGGGCGCGTACGACTCCGGCCACGCGATCGGCTACTTCTCGCTGCGGGGCACCTCCTCGATCGACGGCTCGGTCAAGCCGGACGTCGCCGCGCCGGGTGTGGACGTGCGCTCCAGCATCCCCGGCGGCGGGTACGAGGCCTGGGACGGCACCTCGATGGCCACCCCGCACGTGGCGGGCTCGGTGGCGCTGCTGTGGTCGGCCGCACCGTCGCTGCGCGGTGACATCGCCGCGACGCGGGCGCTGCTCGACGACTCCGCGACCGACACCTCCGACCTGTCCTGCGGGGGCACCGCCGACGACAACAACGTCTTCGGCGAGGGCCGGCTCAACGTCCACGACGCGGTCGTCGCGGCCCCGCGCGGCCCGGTCGCCCGGGCCACCGGCACGGTCACCGACGCCGGCACCGGCACGGCCCTGGCCGGCGTCACCGTCACCGCCGAGGGCCGCACCGTGACCACCGGCACCGACGGCAAGTACCAGCTCACCCTGGAAGCCGGTACGCACGGCATCACCGCGACCAAGTACGGCTACGTCGCGAGGACCAGCACCGTCACGGTCGCCGAGAGCCAGGTCGTCACCGTGAACTTCGCGCTCACCGCGGCCCCGATGGTCACGGTCAGCGGCACGGTCACCGACGGCTCCGGGCACGGCTGGCCGCTGTACGCGAAGATCGAGGTCACCGGGCGGCCGGGCGACCCGGTGTACACCGACCCCGCGACCGGGCGTTACTCGCTGCAGGTGCCGGCCGGTACGACGTACACCCTCAAGGTCACCGCGGTCTACCCGGGCTATCAGCCGACCACCCAGCAGGTCACGGCCGGCACCTCGGCCACCACCGCGAACCTCGCCGTACCGGTCGAACCGGCGTGCACCGCAGCCGGGTACAAGGCGTCCTACAGCGATCCGCTGCTGACCGAGAACTTCGACCCGGGCACCACCCCGGCCGGCTGGTCGGTGGTCAACCGCACCGACGGCGGCGGCTGGGGCTTCACCGACATCGGCGGCCGTGGCAACCTCACCGGCGGCTCGGGCGGCTTCGCCATCATCGACAGCGACAAGCTGGGCAGCGGCAAGAAGCAGGACAGCGATTTGGTCACGCCGCCGCTCGACCTGCGCGGGCAGAACGCGCCGGTGCTCCGGTTCAACAGCGACTTCTGGGCGCTGAGCAGCCCGATCGACATCGACGTGTCCGCCGACGCGGGCGGCACCTGGACCAACGTATGGCACCAGACCGCCAGCCGCCGCGGACCCGTGGTCGAGGAGGTGCCGCTGACCCCGGCGGCCGGGGTGAACGGCGCACTGGTCCGCTTCCGCTACCAGGGCTCGTACTCGTGGTTCTGGCAGGTCGACAACGTCCGCGTCGTCAACCGGCTGTGCACCCCGGTGCCGGGCGGGCTGGTCGTGGGCACCACCACCGACGCCAACACCGGCGCCGCGCTGCCCGGGGTCACCGTCACCAGCGACGACGCGCCCGCGGACAAGGGCGTCTCCGGTGCGGACGGCTTCTTCTGGCTGTTCTCCAGTGGCACCGGGGCGCACAACTTCACCGCGGCCAAGCCGACCTATGCGGCGCTGAGCAAGAGCGTCACGGTGGTCGCCGACGGTGCCAGGAAGACCGACTTCGCGCTCAAGGCGGGCCGGATCACCGTCACGCCGACGAGCATCGAGTCCCACCAGACCTACAACACCACCCGTACGACAACCGTCACGGTCACCAACACCGGTAGCGCGCCCGCCGACGTCGAGGTGTTCGAGCGCCCGAAGGGCTTCGAGGCACTCCGGAACCCGGGGACGGCTGCGGTGTCCGTACCGATGAAGGGTCTGACGACGGCCGCAACCGGCGCGTCGTACGCGGCAACCAACCCGAAGCCGGGCACCAGGGCCGCGGACGCCTGGACCCCGATCGCCAACTACCCGACGGCGATCTACGACAACGCCGCGGCCACCGTGGGGGGCAAGATCTACTCGGTCGGCGGCGGCTCCTCGACCGGCAACGAGAAGAAAGCCTTCGTGTACGACCCCACGGCCGCGACGTGGACCGCGTTGCCCGACCTGCCGACGGGCCGCTCCAAGCCCGCGGCGGCGGCCGTCGACGGCAAGCTGTACGTGCTCGGCGGCTGGTCGGCCGACGGCACCCCGGTCGCAACGGTCGACGTGTACGACATCGCGGCCGGCACCTGGTCGACGCTGCCCGGCGCGACCAACCCCAAGCCCCGCGCGGCGGCCGGCCTGGGCGTGACCGGCGGCAAGATCTACCTGATCGGCGGGTGCACGGCCGGGACCTGCACGGCGTCGGCCGACACGGTCGTCTTCGACCCGGCGACGGCGTCGTTCAGCACCGCCGCGGCCTATCCGCACCTGGTCTCCTGGACCGGCTGCGGCGCGATCGGCGACAAGGTCTACTGCGGCGGAGGCGCCAACGGCACCACCTACTACAAGGACACCCAGGTGTTCGACCCGGCGGCGAACGCCTGGACCGCCGCGGCCGACCTGCCCAAGGACGTGTTCGGTGCCCAGGCCACCGCGGCCGGCGGACTCCTGCTGCTGGCCGGCGGCGCGGTCGACCAGGCAAGCGCGCTGAGCAGCCAGACCATCGGGTACGACCCGGTGGCCGACGCCTGGCTCACGCTGCCCGCCATGGCCCAGCCACGCTACCGGGGCGCAGCGGCATGCGGGGCCTACCGGATCGGCGGTTCCCCGGAACCGTTCGTAGGCTCGGCCGACGCGGCCCTGCTCGACGGTCTCGGCGACTGCGAGGCCGACGGCGACGTGCCCTGGCTGACCCCCGACCCGGTCACCTTCACGCTGGCGGCCGGCAAGTCCCGCACCCTGAAGGTGAGCCTGGCCGCCACCGCCGCGGCCGGGGTGCCGCAGCCGGGCACGTACACGGCGCAACTCGGACTGAAGACCGGGACGCCGTACCAGGTCCCCGCGGTCTCCGTGGAGATGAACGTGACCCCGCCGACCGGCTGGGGCAAGCAGCAGGGCACCGTCACCGGCACCTCCTGCGCCGGGGTGGTCACCCCGCTGAAGGCCACGATCCGGCTCAACGGCACCACCAGCTACACGCTGATCGCCGACGGGCAGGGCACGTACGCCTGGTGGCTGCCGAAGGGCACCTACCAGGTGATCGTGGCCAAGGACGGCTGGATCCCGGAGGTCACCTCGGTCAAGGTGAGCGCCGGCTTCGTCCGGACAACCGATTTCGACCTCGAACCGGTGGTCTCGTGCGCGGCCCGTCAGCAGGCTCTGCAACGGCCGGGCATCCGGTAA
- a CDS encoding YbaB/EbfC family nucleoid-associated protein: MPEVPDTQAFLDPDASREYLRSWQENVDRTAARAAAMSEQMARLRVTKRDDNDLAEVTIDSAGVLIGLELTDRIHRFEPAVVARAVMSALRTARAEAADRAQDIAVETMGPDSLSARTIADRMRQALERPDEERPADTGY; encoded by the coding sequence ATGCCCGAGGTTCCCGACACCCAGGCCTTTCTGGACCCGGATGCGTCCCGCGAGTATTTGCGCTCGTGGCAGGAGAACGTCGACCGGACAGCGGCGCGGGCTGCCGCCATGAGTGAACAGATGGCCCGCTTACGTGTCACCAAGCGGGATGACAATGACCTGGCTGAGGTCACCATCGACTCTGCCGGAGTGCTGATCGGGTTGGAGTTGACCGATCGCATTCACCGTTTCGAGCCGGCGGTGGTAGCGCGTGCGGTGATGAGTGCGCTTCGCACGGCCCGGGCCGAGGCTGCCGACCGGGCTCAGGACATCGCGGTGGAGACAATGGGACCCGACTCGCTGTCGGCGCGCACCATCGCCGACCGGATGCGCCAGGCGCTGGAACGGCCCGACGAAGAGCGGCCTGCGGACACGGGATACTGA